DNA sequence from the Oryzias melastigma strain HK-1 unplaced genomic scaffold, ASM292280v2 sc00765, whole genome shotgun sequence genome:
TCTCTCCTAGAGTGGCTCTCCTGATCTGTTAACTTCGCTCGGAGTTGctcttgtgtttttagcatttcagCTAGTGCTTCTTCTGCATTTTGAAGCCTCTCTTCGTTCTCCGTAATTCTTTCTTCCGCATCATCTAGTCTTGCATTCGTCTTGGCGATATCTCCCCTGATGTTTTCTAGTTTTTGGTTGCTGTCTTGCCTAAATTCTCTTAGTTCTTTAAGTATTAGCGTCAGGCTCGCCGGGTCTTCTTCCGTGTTCACTCCGGGCTGGTTAGCTGTAGCCGAGTTAGCATTAGCTTCCACGTGTTGCTCGGGTTCGCTGTCTTTGTTAATTCCtggagtagttttttttattttctgttttgatgcCATTTTCTTTCCCCTTCTAGAAAGTTTAGACGTCAGTTTTCCCTTTGGTTAGATTGTCTTTCGGGGTATCTTTCCTCTTTTGGTCAGGAGGTCCAATATTAACCTGCCATACCTTGATGAccccaataaaaaatatttttaaaaaagttaaaattgtaaGGTGTTTTTTTGGCCACTAATAgatagaaaatcacaaaaaaacagaaattgtaaGACACTTTTTTCCCTTGGTTCTCAGGAggttaaaactgaattgaattgaatcatgGCTTGACTGAACCGTTACATATCTACTCCTGTCTGTACACATTAGCACAGGGTCAAATGTGGGTGTCTTGACTCACCTGTCAAAGAACTTTTGGGCACCTGGAGCAGCTGGCTATTGTCTTGTCTGGAGCCACTAGGAAGACTTGCAGCAACCTCTCCCAGGTTCTCCGTCACTATCCTGAGTAGCATGGTCAGGTCATCCTGGCTCAGATCCATCTGCAAAGAAGAACAAACCTGAGGGAGCCAGACAGCACACCTTAGACCAAGAGTGGGCAAACTGtcgacttgtgggccacaaaggctTCTAAAATTCGATtgaagggccggaccaggagcagatgcgtggagtgttttggtaatccaccttgTAAAAGAAAGATATACCATGGAACCTATAATATAATATTGTTCAGGGGGCCAGACTTAGACCACAGGGAATTTTGGCTTGTGCTTCAGTTCCACATGGTTGCTACAGTTCTTGACCTGCTTAGGGAATCTAAGGAAATGACAGAGCACCACAGACTGACTGTTACCCTAGAGAAGCAGACTTCTAACACAAGCTGTACTACCAGGACTCTGTACCTGTGGCTGTTTACATGATGACTGGTTGCAAAATACAAGAGCAGAACTGTTAGTGATACAGGAACAATGAATCACAACGTCTAAAGCATTTACAGAGTCTCCCACGGAAAAGTATTACAGCTTTAGGTCAACTGGTTCCTCTTTTTAAAGCTACCTTCGAGGGTTTTAGGTTTCCATGAATCTCTACTGCAGCCATCTTCTTGTACCAGAAAGCTGACAGGTTTCTCTGGATGTCCAGGTGTAGGTTAACAGGCTCCAGGAGCTCAATGGCTGCACTTGAATCTGACTCCACACACGACCTGTATCACAAGCAGGAAAATAAACCAGAGGACAACAGTAAGGACAGATCTGTGTAAATTCAAGGGTGAAAACCTCTTAATACAactaatgtgaaaaaatgtgagGAATCCCAGAAGACGACTTGTCAGATAGAATCAGTTTGTGATGCCAACTTTTCCTTTCAGTCTTACTGACCTGGACAACTTCAAGTCCCCTAACTGGACATCCATGATGTCAATAACAGCTGGTAGTGGACAGCCTTCGATGGACAGCAGCCTGTAGCTGTTTGTCACTGTAATCAGACCTAGGTCGATTACAAGAGCATTGTGGGAAGTTGAGGACTGTGGGATGATGATGAGCGGCGCCTTCAGCCTGATGTCCATGGAAAGACGGAAACTCTTCTGAGCAAAGTCTCGAACACTGGATGCTGCCTTCTCTGCAGCCTGAGCTGTCGCATTACTGAGGGTGTCTTTCGCTGCCTGGAAGTTGTTGGTAAAGTTCTGTCATcgtttaaaagaaacaaaaaggatgCGAGTGTTACATGTATCATTGAAGTTATTCATTTTCAGAAGGAGAAGCTGGAACCTCTCGTCTCCATGCCAGTGACTCACCAGCAGCGACATGAAAAACTTGTGCAGGTAAACCACCTGGATGCACCCCAGGTTCAGCATGACTTCTCCATCTGTCTTGGAGGTGTCTATGTA
Encoded proteins:
- the LOC112140142 gene encoding vacuolar protein sorting-associated protein 13C-like; translation: MLNLGCIQVVYLHKFFMSLLNFTNNFQAAKDTLSNATAQAAEKAASSVRDFAQKSFRLSMDIRLKAPLIIIPQSSTSHNALVIDLGLITVTNSYRLLSIEGCPLPAVIDIMDVQLGDLKLSRSCVESDSSAAIELLEPVNLHLDIQRNLSAFWYKKMAAVEIHGNLKPSKMDLSQDDLTMLLRIVTENLGEVAASLPSGSRQDNSQLLQVPKSSLTGMAG